One bacterium genomic region harbors:
- a CDS encoding PadR family transcriptional regulator, translated as MVRFGGFYTGFGGFGPFFRSSGFERGEIKFVILYLLADKPRHGYEIIKEMESRFCGFYSPSPGTIYPTLQMLEDLGLVRSREEDGKRIYEITEKGKQELQERKEKLENIWEKMENWRNFRMEDLNDLFEDLAQLKKHVRMKMHGHGLNAEKLKRIRKIIQRAKDEILEVLKA; from the coding sequence GTGGTACGTTTTGGCGGTTTTTACACAGGTTTTGGAGGTTTTGGACCTTTCTTTCGTTCCTCTGGTTTCGAGCGGGGTGAGATCAAGTTCGTAATCCTTTATCTTCTCGCGGATAAACCACGGCACGGCTACGAGATCATCAAAGAAATGGAATCGCGATTCTGCGGATTCTACAGTCCATCTCCCGGAACCATTTACCCCACACTGCAAATGCTTGAGGATTTAGGCTTGGTGCGCTCCAGAGAGGAAGATGGAAAGCGCATCTATGAAATTACCGAGAAAGGGAAGCAGGAACTTCAGGAACGGAAAGAAAAGCTGGAAAACATCTGGGAGAAGATGGAGAACTGGAGAAATTTCCGCATGGAAGACCTCAACGATCTCTTCGAAGATCTGGCTCAATTAAAGAAACATGTGCGGATGAAAATGCACGGTCATGGTTTGAACGCGGAAAAGTTGAAACGGATCCGGAAAATCATTCAACGCGCGAAAGACGAGATCCTGGAAGTTTTGAAAGCTTAG
- the msrA gene encoding peptide-methionine (S)-S-oxide reductase MsrA produces the protein MELATFGSGCFWCTEAVFQRVKGVGKVVSGYAGGSVHNPTYRQVCGGNTGHAEAVQIEYDPSQTNYEQLLEIFWKTHDPTTPDQQGNDYGPQYRSVIFYHNDEQKRLAEEYKQKLNDAKIWKDPIITEISPFTNFYPAENYHQDYYNQNRNQPYCTFVIRPKIEKLEKVFRDQLAKT, from the coding sequence TCGGATCAGGTTGTTTCTGGTGCACGGAAGCTGTATTTCAGCGCGTGAAAGGAGTAGGAAAAGTGGTTTCCGGCTATGCAGGCGGAAGCGTTCACAACCCGACGTACCGTCAAGTGTGCGGCGGCAATACGGGACACGCGGAAGCCGTGCAGATCGAATACGATCCTTCTCAAACGAATTACGAACAGTTGCTCGAAATCTTCTGGAAAACGCACGACCCCACTACGCCGGATCAGCAGGGAAATGATTACGGACCGCAATATCGATCCGTCATTTTTTATCACAATGACGAGCAAAAGCGTCTGGCGGAAGAGTATAAGCAAAAGCTAAATGATGCGAAAATCTGGAAAGATCCGATCATAACCGAGATCAGTCCTTTTACAAATTTCTATCCCGCCGAGAATTATCATCAGGATTACTACAATCAAAACAGGAATCAGCCTTACTGCACTTTTGTAATCCGCCCGAAAATCGAAAAGCTGGAAAAAGTCTTCCGCGATCAACTCGCTAAAACCTAA